One genomic region from Prunus persica cultivar Lovell chromosome G3, Prunus_persica_NCBIv2, whole genome shotgun sequence encodes:
- the LOC18783538 gene encoding disease resistance RPP13-like protein 4, which translates to MRNVTSTSASTSRNAEKFLPKLLDRLGKAKAKVIANINPGDDQEVVLSRFKKIENGLQQMEDLKLLPRVTLWEHTLFNQFTVLEHRVDKFFLGDNESNAFIGLEAITSLLTRMIENVDQIKASIPVVKLMPSYPERSLEFTHWSQPELGLTATKKLSQELSQMGVEKGIYKSRAMANMMRSYEHLEGTELRLCFLSFSIFPAESVIKKRPLIYWWIGEGFITATQDKTTEEVGEEIFGKLMKQGLIQPHGNAVNASSSSTSCTLHPWIRYMLIGLARDALLFHFDSSWPWMPSCQASVCRRPCLVFDQNPTSPGEEDPLTVFNVNRNYLSFKREWLSKLKNVVVLQLGRWQSSPTHHIEVDDEGLFLKGIGAQHYLSFKYLSLRGISGITRIPSCIFSIISLEILDLRACHNLETLPSDISSLRKLTHLDISECYLLEGMPKGIGKLSSLQVLKGFLIANLKNTPSRLGDLAKLKKLRRLSIYIGIEAVMHDKEFENLKEISSLRRLKISWAVVSPELRGKIARQSLDFSFPPDLEKLDLQGIPLKEVPPWLNPRQLTNIKKLYIRGGELCSLDHAGEETVTECKWRVEILRLKYLSNMKIELKEVEVQFPHLLYLEKVKCHEIEKDKYEKNIFWSKSQGQKLSNC; encoded by the exons ATGAGAAATGTCACCTCAACCTCAGCCTCAACCTCAAGAAATGCAGAGAAGTTCCTGCCCAAGTTATTGGATCGTCTGggaaaagccaaagccaaggtCATTGCCAACATAAATCCAGGTGATGATCAGGAAGTGGTTCTGAGTCGCTTCAAAAAGATTGAAAATGGGCTTCAACAAATGGAAGACTTAAAATTGCTACCTAGAGTTACGCTCTGGGAGCACACTCTGTTCAACCAATTCACTGTCTTAGAACATCGAGTTGACAAGTTTTTCTTGGGAGATAATGAGAGCAATGCTTTCATCGGCCTGGAGGCAATCACCAGCTTGCTGACTCGCATGATTGAAAATGTCGACCAAATAAAAGCCTCAATCCCTGTAGTGAAGTTAATGCCGAGTTACCCTGAGCGCAGTTTAGAGTTTACGCATTGGTCTCAGCCGGAGTTGGGTCTAACAGCAACTAAGAAGCTATCACAAGAGTTGTCACAAATGGGCGTGGAGAAAGGAATTTACAAAAGCCGTGCCATGGCTAATATGATGAGGAGTTACGAGCATCTTGAGGGCACCGAGTTGAGGCTCtgcttcctctctttctcaatCTTCCCTGCGGAGTCTGTGATAAAGAAAAGGCCTCTAATTTACTGGTGGATTGGGGAGGGCTTCATCACGGCCACCCAAGATAAGACAACCGAAGAGGTAGGGGAAGAAATCTTTGGCAAACTCATGAAACAGGGCTTGATTCAACCACATGGAAATGCTGTTAATGCATCCAGTAGTTCCACTAGTTGCACGCTGCACCCTTGGATTCGTTATATGCTGATAGGCTTGGCCAGGGACGCTCTGCTCTTCCACTTTGATTCATCATGGCCGTGGATGCCATCATGTCAAGCGTCAGTTTGCAGGCGCCCGTGCTTAGTTTTTGATCAGAACCCGACTTCTCCGGGGGAGGAAGATCCGTTGACAGTATTCAATGTGAACAGAAACTATCTTAGTTTCAAACGTGAATGGCTTAGCAAGTTGAAGAACGTTGTTGTTCTTCAGCTGGGACGGTGGCAGAGCTCACCTACGCATCACATTGAAGTGGACGATGAAGGATTGTTTTTGAAAGGTATTGGGGCTCAGCACTACTTGAGCTTCAAGTATCTTAGTCTCCGAGGAATATCAGGAATAACACGGATTCCTTCTTGTATCTTTAGCATCATCAGCCTTGAAATTCTGGATCTGAGAGCATGCCACAATTTAGAGACATTGCCTTCGGATATCTCATCGTTGAGGAAGCTCACTCATTTGGATATATCAGAGTGTTACTTGctagaaggcatgccaaaagGGATTGGCAAACTCTCTTCCCTCCAAGTACTTAAAGGTTTTCTCATAGCCAATTTGAAAAATACTCCCTCAAGACTCGGTGATCTTGCCAAGTTGAAGAAACTAAGGCGGCTAAGTATATACATAGGGATTGAGGCTGTAATGCATGACAAGgagtttgaaaatttgaaggaaaTTTCATCTCTTCGCCGCCTCAAAATATCATGGGCAGTGGTTTCTCCAGAGTTAAGAGGAAAAATTGCCCGCCAGTCCCTGGATTTCTCATTCCCACCGGATTTAGAAAAATTGGATCTGCAAGGCATCCCTCTAAAAGAAGTACCTCCATGGCTGAATCCAAGGCAACTGACAAATATAAAGAAGCTCTACATAAGAGGAGGGGAACTTTGTAGCTTAGACCATGCAGGGGAGGAGACTGTCACCGAGTGTAAGTGGAGGGTGGAAATCTTGCGTCTCAAGTACTTGAGTAATATGAAAATAGAACTTAAAGAGGTGGAGGTTCAGTTTCCTCATCTGTTGTACTTGGAGAAAGTCAAATGCCATGAGATTGAAAAGGACAAATATGAGAAAAACATATTTTGGAGCAAATCTCAAGGTCAGAAATTAAGCAA CTGCTGA